A region of Maridesulfovibrio sp. DNA encodes the following proteins:
- a CDS encoding DUF4145 domain-containing protein produces the protein MKIVRKLASDEKYEVIDLKDAVLKFFSSESWEELFHLVKEDDFIKEDHRIYDGLVNPSGDYSDIVLDVLMRLVENDRENLTIINKYIERRCCCAEKKSKVKVIDSVAHINGESDQVNYALDRRYFEDLCFKNRDELTEIKCPFCSSGKLKVSSESLQMEYGYYAEDINAEDLNFVYSALLMCTNEKCNRYVSMGGEAFTEQLPSERWNIVETFEYFYPKWFTPSINLFSIPDDCPDEISKSLKQSFASFFNDPVASGMHLRISLERLMDFFNVPTEMENRKGRIMPLSLHKRIETYKLDEEQIGGHLLALKWLGNDASHVGSLERSDILDGYEIFEFVINDLFYNRKRKEVVGRRSQEMHRKFAPKR, from the coding sequence GTGAAGATCGTCAGGAAGTTGGCTAGTGATGAGAAGTATGAAGTAATTGATCTAAAAGATGCTGTCTTGAAATTTTTTTCATCTGAAAGTTGGGAAGAACTTTTTCATTTGGTTAAAGAAGATGATTTTATAAAAGAGGATCACCGCATTTATGATGGATTGGTCAATCCCAGTGGCGACTATTCTGATATTGTTTTGGATGTGCTTATGCGGTTGGTTGAGAATGATCGAGAAAATTTAACTATTATTAATAAATATATAGAGCGTAGGTGCTGTTGTGCAGAGAAAAAATCGAAGGTAAAGGTAATAGATTCAGTTGCTCACATTAATGGTGAATCTGACCAAGTAAATTATGCTCTGGATCGTAGGTATTTTGAAGATTTATGTTTTAAAAATAGAGACGAGTTAACTGAGATAAAATGTCCATTTTGTAGTTCAGGAAAATTAAAAGTTTCATCTGAATCATTGCAGATGGAGTATGGTTATTATGCAGAAGACATAAATGCTGAAGATTTAAACTTTGTCTACTCTGCTCTTTTGATGTGTACTAATGAAAAATGTAATCGCTATGTATCAATGGGTGGGGAAGCATTTACCGAGCAGCTACCATCTGAGCGTTGGAATATTGTCGAGACATTTGAATACTTCTATCCGAAATGGTTTACTCCTAGCATCAATTTATTCAGTATCCCTGACGATTGCCCAGATGAAATAAGCAAAAGTCTTAAACAATCATTTGCTTCTTTTTTTAACGACCCTGTTGCATCTGGTATGCATCTCCGTATTTCACTGGAAAGGTTGATGGATTTTTTCAACGTTCCCACGGAGATGGAGAATCGTAAAGGTAGGATAATGCCGTTGAGTCTTCATAAACGCATTGAAACTTACAAACTTGACGAAGAGCAAATAGGAGGTCACTTGCTAGCCTTAAAATGGCTTGGAAATGATGCGAGCCATGTTGGTAGTTTGGAACGAAGCGATATTCTTGATGGCTATGAAATTTTTGAATTTGTAATTAACGATTTGTTTTATAATAGAAAAAGAAAAGAAGTT